A window of Cyanobacterium sp. T60_A2020_053 genomic DNA:
GACTGTGTTAGCAGGAGTAGGTTTAATTTTAACCCCTATATATCTACTCTCTATGTTGAGAGTCGTCTTCTACGGCAAAAAAGAAAATAACTTGAACTTACCAAGTTTTGGGGTTGATGCTCAACCGAGAGAAATTTTTATCACCGTCTGCCTAATTTTACCTATCATCGGTATTGGTTTATATCCCAAAATGATCACGAACACCTATGACTCAGATACCGTGCAGGTAGCAAGTAAAGTAAGATCATCTTTAGCAATTATTGCTCAACAAAAAGTATCTCATCAAAGTGATGTAACCTTGGCAGATACCGAAGTTTTATATGCCCCTAACATTGAGCAAAATTAATCTTACACGAATAAGGGGCTTAAGCCCCTTGCCTTCCTTGTTTATTACTTTGGCACACCTGCCGTTAACACTTCATTACCAGTAGTGGTAACTAAAACATCATCCTCAATTCTCACGCCAATACCCTTCCAATAGTCAGGGATTTCCGGTTGTCCTTCTGCGGGGGTAATATAAGGTGAAATATAAATACCCGGTTCTACCGTAATCACATTACCCACCTGAAAACCTTGCCAGTTTTCCTTATCAGTCTTGTAAATTCCAGCATCATGAACATCTAAACCTAACCAATGCCCTGTACCGTGCATATAAAATGGTTTATATTTTTTCTCTTTAATAATTTCCTCAGTATCACCCTTTAATAGTTTAAGGTCTTTTAACCCTTCTACTAAAATTAGTACTGCCTTATCATGATACTGGTCATAAGTGTTACCTAGTTTCACTTGTGCCATAGCGCCCTCCTGCGCAGCCAAAACTAAATCATAGATAGCTTTTTGTTCGGGGGAAAAATCACCACCGATGGGAAAAGTGCGGGTAATATCACCATTATAGTAACTGTAACTAGCGCCCGCATCAATTAACAATAAATCCCCTTTGTGCATTTGCCGATTATTTTCAATGTAGTGCAACACACAAGCATTAGCACCCGATGCCACAATGGAAGGATAAGCAGGACCATCAGCCCCTAAAATGCGGAAGGTATGCTCAATTTCCGCTTGAACTTCGTATTCATAGCGCCCCTCCTCGGCAAATTCTCTGGCGCGGTGATGAGCTTTTACTGATATTTCCGTAGCTTTTCTGATTAACTCAATTTCTGAAGCACTTTTTACCAATCGTAAAGGATGTAAAACAAAATTACTATCTTCCAAGGATTTTGGTCCATAACCTCGCTTCGGATAAGTAGCTAGTAATTTTTGCCAGTGATTAATAATGACTTGATTAAACCCTGTATCACGTCCCAGATGATAATATAAACGTTGTCCTGTGACGAGATATTCTGATAACTTTTCGTTTAATTCATTGATAGGATAAACCACATCAGCGTGAAAATGATCTTTAGCGCCCTCCACCCCGACTCGATAACCGGTCCAAATTTCTGTACTTAAATCTTTCGGTTGAACAAATAAAATGTATTGATGCTCGTCATGATAAGGAGCAATCACTGCCACCGCTTCCGCTTCGTTGAATCCCGTCAAGTAAAAAAAATCGCTATCTTGACGATAAACATATTCTACATCATTGTGCATGACTGCGGTAGGGGCGCTACGAAATACCGCTACCCCATCCCCTATTTTCGTCATCAGCGCCCGTCGCCGTTGCTTATATTCCTCTTGAGTAATAATCATTTAATTAATTACTTAACATTTCTTTATCTTTTATTCTAGTGATTTTTTGTACTCAGAGGTGTAAAAAAGGACAAAGTTAAAAGGACAAAGGGTTAAAAAAGGGAAAAGTTAAATTATTCATTACCACCCGTTGTCTCCTTGTCATCCTGTCTCCTTGTCATCCTGTCTCCTTGTCATCCTGTCTCCTTGTCATCCTGTCTCCTATCGGGGTAAATCGGGAAAAACCTGTTGCACTGCCGGATGTACAAGACGATAATGATGAACATTTAAACCCAAAGCGAGGGAAGCATCCTGTTTCAGCGCCCCTATGCCCTGATTAGCCAATTTGACCACATAAGGCAACGTACTATTATTTAATGCCTGAGTAGCAGTGCGAGGCACAGCGCCCGGCAAATTAGGGATACCGAGATGAATTACGCCCTCCTCCACATAACTAGGATTACTATGGGAAGTAGTGCGCAAAGTTTCAATACAACCACCCTGATCCACCGCCACATCAAGGATAACCGAACCAGCGCCCATAGTTTTCACCAAGTCTCTGGTAACGAGGAGGGGCGCTTTTTTCCCCGTAATTAACACCGCACCGATTAACAAATCAGCGCCCTTCACCGCTTGAGCCACCGATGGAGTATTACTATAAAGTAATTGTACCCGTGAACCAAAAAGGCTCTCTAAGTAGCTTAGACGGTCAACATTGACATCTAAAATAGTCACTTGAGAGCCCATGCCTACGGCAATTTTAGCCGCCTCTGTGCCGACAACACCGCCCCCTAAAATGACAATTTGACCTTGGGGAGTGCCGGGGATGCCTCCTAATAAAATGCCCTTGCCCCCTTGCTGTTTTTCGAGGTAGCGCGCGCCAATTTGTAC
This region includes:
- a CDS encoding aminopeptidase P N-terminal domain-containing protein is translated as MIITQEEYKQRRRALMTKIGDGVAVFRSAPTAVMHNDVEYVYRQDSDFFYLTGFNEAEAVAVIAPYHDEHQYILFVQPKDLSTEIWTGYRVGVEGAKDHFHADVVYPINELNEKLSEYLVTGQRLYYHLGRDTGFNQVIINHWQKLLATYPKRGYGPKSLEDSNFVLHPLRLVKSASEIELIRKATEISVKAHHRAREFAEEGRYEYEVQAEIEHTFRILGADGPAYPSIVASGANACVLHYIENNRQMHKGDLLLIDAGASYSYYNGDITRTFPIGGDFSPEQKAIYDLVLAAQEGAMAQVKLGNTYDQYHDKAVLILVEGLKDLKLLKGDTEEIIKEKKYKPFYMHGTGHWLGLDVHDAGIYKTDKENWQGFQVGNVITVEPGIYISPYITPAEGQPEIPDYWKGIGVRIEDDVLVTTTGNEVLTAGVPK
- the ald gene encoding alanine dehydrogenase, which codes for MKIGIPREIKDREFRVALTPSSVKILTDQNHQVWVEGEAGEGAGFSNEAYENAGATITDQQTIWDQDLVVKVKEPLPSEYPLIKQGQILFTYLHLAADRTLTEILLKSGVTAIAYETVQLPDGRLPLLTPMSIIAGRLAVQIGARYLEKQQGGKGILLGGIPGTPQGQIVILGGGVVGTEAAKIAVGMGSQVTILDVNVDRLSYLESLFGSRVQLLYSNTPSVAQAVKGADLLIGAVLITGKKAPLLVTRDLVKTMGAGSVILDVAVDQGGCIETLRTTSHSNPSYVEEGVIHLGIPNLPGAVPRTATQALNNSTLPYVVKLANQGIGALKQDASLALGLNVHHYRLVHPAVQQVFPDLPR